The Chloroflexaceae bacterium genome has a segment encoding these proteins:
- the cas1d gene encoding type I-D CRISPR-associated endonuclease Cas1d, giving the protein MATLYLTEQYSVVKLEGETLRVQAAGGRNGDAIRVPLNKIEQIMVLGEITLTTPALHELLKRRIPVHYLTAWGRSYGSLVADWGKNSGVRLAQYALARDVARSFAVARACIGGKLQNMRTLLLRYARGRDNDAALQEAAQSIRRYLRDLERLEPPADTSDRMHGLGPLLGLEGSGSAAYYSVLGMLLKGEWNFTGRVKRPPTDPVNAVLSFGYTLLTNQTVSLVHAVGLDPGLGVLHQPGFGKPALALDIVEMFRPIIVDSVVMTMINTGQLTPRDFEEELGAYRLRDGARRTFLEKFEARLNEQVQHPLFGYRVSYRRCIELQVRLFAKYAQGEIERYVPFTVR; this is encoded by the coding sequence ATGGCAACCCTGTATCTCACCGAACAATACAGCGTCGTCAAACTCGAAGGTGAGACCCTGCGGGTGCAGGCCGCGGGCGGACGCAACGGCGACGCGATCCGGGTTCCGCTCAACAAGATCGAACAGATCATGGTGCTGGGCGAGATCACCCTGACCACTCCGGCGCTGCACGAACTCCTCAAGCGCCGGATACCGGTCCACTACCTGACCGCCTGGGGCCGTTCCTACGGCTCGCTGGTGGCCGATTGGGGCAAAAACAGCGGGGTGCGCCTGGCGCAGTACGCCCTGGCAAGGGACGTGGCGCGCAGTTTCGCCGTGGCCCGCGCTTGCATTGGAGGCAAACTGCAGAACATGCGCACGCTGCTGCTGCGCTACGCCCGCGGGCGCGACAATGACGCCGCGCTGCAGGAAGCGGCCCAGAGCATCCGGCGCTACCTGCGTGACCTCGAGCGTCTGGAACCGCCCGCCGACACGAGCGACCGCATGCACGGTCTGGGGCCACTGTTGGGGCTGGAGGGCAGCGGGAGCGCTGCCTACTACAGCGTGCTGGGCATGCTGCTCAAGGGCGAATGGAACTTCACCGGACGGGTCAAACGCCCGCCCACCGATCCGGTGAATGCGGTGCTCTCCTTCGGCTACACCCTGCTCACCAACCAGACGGTATCCCTGGTCCACGCCGTCGGGCTCGATCCGGGCCTGGGCGTGCTGCACCAGCCGGGCTTCGGCAAACCGGCGCTGGCCCTGGACATTGTCGAAATGTTTCGCCCGATCATCGTGGACTCCGTCGTAATGACCATGATCAACACCGGCCAGTTGACGCCCAGAGACTTTGAAGAAGAACTGGGCGCGTACCGGTTACGGGATGGCGCACGGCGAACCTTTCTGGAGAAATTCGAAGCCCGGCTCAACGAACAGGTGCAACATCCCCTGTTTGGATACCGGGTCAGCTACCGGCGCTGCATCGAACTTCAGGTCCGGCTGTTCGCCAAATACGCCCAGGGGGAAATTGAACGTTACGTTCCGTTTACCGTGCGCTAG
- the cas2 gene encoding CRISPR-associated endonuclease Cas2 codes for MGASATTTLYIIAYDIPDDRRRTKVHRLLCGYGAWTQYSLFECWLTRRQLVELRAKLARHLLEERDSVRFYPLCGACREQVLTVGGPKPRDPVTVIL; via the coding sequence ATGGGAGCCTCAGCAACCACAACGCTCTACATCATCGCCTATGACATTCCCGACGATCGGCGACGGACAAAGGTGCACCGGCTGCTCTGCGGATACGGCGCCTGGACGCAGTACTCCCTCTTTGAATGCTGGCTCACGCGGCGCCAACTCGTAGAGCTGCGGGCCAAACTGGCACGGCACCTGCTGGAGGAGCGTGACAGCGTGCGGTTCTACCCGCTCTGTGGCGCGTGCCGCGAGCAGGTATTGACCGTAGGGGGGCCGAAACCGCGCGATCCGGTAACGGTCATTCTCTGA
- a CDS encoding heme-binding domain-containing protein produces the protein MAGKTIPETNARRWSPRRVGAWTLGALLVAFVAIQFLPYGRDRANPPVTAEPAWDSPQTRATFLRACGNCHSNQTAWPWYSAVAPASWLITRDVREGRAAFNVSEWGRPDNEGDEAAKLVQNGEMPPWFYLPLHPEARLAPAEQQQFIAGLIATFGGEAGDERGEE, from the coding sequence ATGGCCGGCAAAACAATTCCGGAAACAAACGCCCGCCGCTGGTCCCCGCGTCGCGTCGGCGCCTGGACTCTGGGAGCGCTGCTTGTTGCCTTCGTCGCCATCCAGTTCCTGCCCTACGGCCGCGACCGCGCCAATCCCCCCGTCACCGCCGAACCGGCCTGGGATAGTCCCCAGACGCGCGCCACCTTTCTGCGCGCCTGCGGCAACTGCCATAGCAACCAGACCGCCTGGCCCTGGTATAGCGCCGTCGCCCCGGCTTCCTGGCTGATCACGCGCGATGTGCGCGAGGGCCGCGCCGCCTTCAACGTCTCTGAGTGGGGGCGTCCTGATAATGAGGGTGATGAGGCGGCGAAGCTGGTGCAAAATGGGGAGATGCCGCCGTGGTTCTATCTGCCGCTGCATCCCGAGGCCCGCCTTGCGCCCGCCGAGCAGCAGCAGTTCATCGCCGGCCTGATCGCCACCTTCGGCGGGGAGGCCGGTGACGAGCGGGGGGAAGAATAG
- a CDS encoding ATP-binding protein: MPTPRAVRLLADLFDDTQAGRTYWMLAQKTEHWQALHTLGLTDGVICSDFSRPTGALREPARFVGVNLFRRLAAIRSPEGRLSAQRLIQAFLDDHPPAPLPAETRPGCLMINLSLLGARNDWYNPLLLLPWEALTEPERPAPLQIERPIVIVRTIAADPYQPPEELNLEQPAPMLALLPHKAITPEIRAAERRARPYAPRRHRQELVWCDCPKPRPGVRRAHLRTIFERHAPAALHYFGHGAFWPLDPGRLINALQIDDALLGALELATQTHDCPIWLFCCFACHSGTPGDQSEQPLTSERWSIINTFSGSVPAMLMMTIAISAAAAGVAGEAWYAALARGATLLQAAHQMRRALWQHALHQQGHWSADRHAWWIPALYLRHPCWDRALVNHTAWQRRLQPPGQYYPPNREQQEHIKTIFERLEHSRYRVVNVHGPTPQTSRTTLLHQIAARLRAERKGHLLLSAPGDGQPGGVDRLALLKNVIITRLRQARGLHAHWDGQSLKRAMSDHPDSEDLHRRYVAALKAHRRKPFWVLIDDIDWPGEPQSQDGRKPFPGLSLLPLNECGETQVRFIVTTRNPEFGRQLYMNVLKLEADETISIPRLFTQPRPYLHSADAFTEWFIQRKGQLAYRLLAVLLIADQALHETTLRAYCEMQTLGEDTDVAKALQHLKEEELAAYDGQRYQARLDSTLVRHWAGDEGTAPIRAEIRAWFKRWYERVARETLRKQHNVLPEDLLRLILKRSLFETPSRYEIADYNFDETADRDNALYRWWLILLESAARYGLEASLADYVADLARSDTPYTACDRKLLNYLECWLRGTASRGAFGPLMEESLDAVHRRDPKNHTQIGAFFNALRSLRTVFERSSEHQ, encoded by the coding sequence TTGCCTACGCCCCGCGCCGTCAGGTTGCTGGCGGATCTTTTCGATGACACCCAGGCCGGACGCACCTACTGGATGCTGGCCCAGAAGACGGAGCACTGGCAGGCGCTCCATACGCTTGGACTGACCGATGGGGTGATATGCAGCGATTTCTCGCGACCTACCGGGGCGTTGCGCGAACCGGCGCGCTTCGTAGGTGTTAATCTGTTCCGGCGTCTGGCTGCGATACGTTCTCCCGAAGGGCGATTGTCCGCGCAACGGCTCATCCAGGCCTTTCTTGACGATCATCCTCCCGCTCCGCTCCCCGCAGAGACCAGGCCTGGATGTCTGATGATCAATCTCTCCCTGCTCGGGGCTCGCAACGACTGGTACAATCCCCTGCTCCTGCTGCCCTGGGAAGCGCTGACCGAACCGGAGCGCCCCGCACCGCTGCAGATCGAGCGCCCCATCGTTATCGTTCGCACTATCGCGGCGGACCCGTACCAGCCACCGGAGGAGTTGAACCTGGAGCAGCCGGCGCCGATGCTGGCCCTGCTGCCGCACAAGGCGATAACGCCTGAAATCCGCGCCGCCGAGCGCCGCGCGCGCCCCTATGCGCCCCGGCGGCATCGCCAGGAACTGGTCTGGTGCGACTGCCCCAAACCGCGCCCCGGCGTCAGAAGGGCCCATCTGCGCACGATATTCGAGCGGCACGCGCCGGCAGCGCTGCACTACTTCGGCCACGGCGCCTTCTGGCCCCTCGATCCCGGGCGCCTCATCAACGCGCTCCAGATTGATGACGCCTTGCTGGGCGCGCTCGAGCTGGCCACGCAGACTCACGATTGCCCGATCTGGCTCTTCTGTTGCTTTGCCTGCCACTCGGGGACGCCGGGCGATCAGAGCGAGCAGCCGCTCACCAGCGAACGCTGGAGCATCATCAACACTTTCAGCGGCAGCGTGCCGGCCATGCTGATGATGACCATCGCGATCAGCGCTGCCGCAGCAGGCGTTGCCGGCGAAGCCTGGTACGCGGCCCTGGCCCGCGGCGCGACCCTGTTGCAGGCGGCGCACCAGATGCGCCGGGCGCTCTGGCAACATGCCCTCCATCAACAGGGTCACTGGTCCGCCGACAGGCACGCCTGGTGGATCCCCGCCCTGTACCTGCGCCATCCCTGCTGGGATCGCGCCCTGGTGAACCATACGGCCTGGCAGCGACGCCTGCAACCGCCGGGGCAGTACTACCCGCCAAACAGGGAACAGCAGGAACACATCAAGACCATCTTCGAGCGGCTTGAACATAGTCGCTACCGGGTGGTCAACGTGCACGGACCGACGCCGCAAACCTCGCGCACCACCCTGCTGCACCAGATTGCCGCAAGGCTGCGCGCGGAGCGGAAGGGCCACCTGCTCCTCTCGGCTCCCGGTGATGGACAGCCAGGCGGCGTTGATCGCCTGGCTCTGCTGAAAAACGTGATCATCACCCGCCTCCGTCAGGCCCGCGGCCTGCATGCCCATTGGGACGGGCAAAGCCTCAAACGGGCAATGTCCGACCATCCAGACTCCGAGGATCTGCACAGGCGCTATGTCGCGGCGCTGAAGGCCCATCGCCGAAAGCCGTTCTGGGTGCTGATTGACGATATTGACTGGCCTGGCGAGCCGCAAAGCCAGGACGGTCGCAAACCCTTCCCCGGTCTCAGCCTGCTGCCGCTGAACGAGTGCGGGGAGACGCAGGTGCGCTTTATCGTTACCACGCGGAACCCGGAGTTTGGCCGGCAACTGTACATGAATGTCCTCAAGCTCGAGGCGGATGAGACCATCAGTATTCCGCGCCTCTTTACTCAACCGCGGCCCTACCTCCATAGCGCGGATGCCTTTACTGAATGGTTCATTCAGCGCAAGGGGCAACTGGCATACCGCCTGCTGGCCGTGCTGCTCATCGCAGACCAGGCGCTGCACGAGACGACACTGCGGGCCTACTGCGAGATGCAAACCCTGGGTGAAGACACCGATGTCGCGAAGGCGCTACAACATCTGAAGGAAGAAGAACTGGCGGCTTACGATGGCCAGCGCTACCAGGCGCGCCTCGATAGCACGCTGGTCAGGCACTGGGCCGGCGATGAAGGGACCGCCCCCATCCGCGCCGAGATTCGCGCCTGGTTCAAGAGATGGTACGAGCGGGTGGCGCGGGAAACGTTGCGCAAACAGCACAACGTTCTTCCCGAGGACCTGCTCCGCTTGATCCTCAAACGCTCGCTCTTTGAGACGCCTTCGCGCTACGAAATTGCCGATTACAACTTTGACGAGACCGCCGACCGGGACAACGCGCTCTATCGCTGGTGGCTGATCCTGCTGGAAAGCGCGGCACGGTACGGTCTTGAGGCATCACTGGCCGACTACGTCGCCGACCTTGCCCGCAGCGACACGCCATACACGGCGTGCGATCGGAAGCTCCTCAACTATCTCGAATGCTGGTTGCGGGGAACGGCATCGCGCGGCGCTTTCGGGCCGCTGATGGAAGAGAGCCTGGACGCCGTGCATCGCCGCGATCCGAAGAACCATACCCAGATCGGCGCGTTTTTCAACGCATTGCGATCACTGCGGACCGTTTTCGAGCGATCCTCCGAGCATCAATAG
- a CDS encoding winged helix-turn-helix domain-containing protein, with translation MPVQIRRWLEVQGFERNPFEYYEADREELLASYFVEPEWFEALRGDPRQPASAVLFAPRGYGKTSQRLQIARLCGLEAQPPALVVQITDYKWLPADLTTLTARDYLRYVADQACRQLWEHCQRNPEFHRRFHEQPHALLRLHALRYWAAPPSYRLRLPEPALGPETVAELARTFRLPAAGGDAHALVEQFARHYEGLSDSDLQSELLELARIGGFVSLYILLDRTDEDQWTVHNPAMVLARLQPLISDLPVLEHPGYAFKFFLPDALQSLFAERRVGRVGERPPSYLLRWRDHDLLAMLARRLQAYSQPAGRVTRAARVNRFQDLCESGSNADERLVQAAAGSPRRMIQLARELVEQHCTQIDNPEARIPRTLLNRVIPLPVPLLSLDAEGFVCFDGQRAETVQLTEMERKVLTELWRQRGKLISKRDLTNAIYGKSEPNDIEALEKTIKRLRPKLAPPRNLTEEQCKYIDYVRQSGYRLVNYDPDQ, from the coding sequence ATGCCTGTGCAGATCCGACGCTGGCTGGAAGTTCAGGGGTTTGAACGCAATCCGTTCGAGTATTACGAGGCCGATCGCGAAGAACTGCTTGCCAGTTACTTCGTCGAGCCGGAGTGGTTCGAGGCCCTGCGGGGCGATCCGCGCCAGCCGGCCAGCGCGGTGCTGTTTGCGCCCCGCGGGTACGGCAAGACCAGCCAGCGCTTGCAGATTGCGCGCCTCTGCGGCCTGGAGGCGCAGCCGCCGGCTCTGGTTGTGCAGATCACCGACTATAAATGGTTGCCGGCCGATCTGACCACCCTGACCGCCCGCGATTACCTCCGTTATGTCGCCGACCAGGCCTGCCGGCAGCTCTGGGAACACTGCCAGCGCAACCCGGAGTTCCATCGGCGCTTCCACGAGCAACCCCACGCCCTGCTGCGCCTGCACGCTCTCCGGTACTGGGCCGCTCCGCCCTCGTACCGCCTGCGTCTGCCCGAGCCAGCCCTGGGCCCGGAAACCGTGGCCGAGCTGGCCCGCACGTTTCGCCTGCCTGCCGCAGGCGGCGACGCCCATGCCCTGGTTGAGCAGTTCGCCCGGCACTATGAGGGCCTCAGCGATAGCGACCTGCAGAGCGAACTCCTCGAACTCGCGCGCATAGGCGGCTTCGTCAGCCTGTACATTCTCCTGGACCGTACCGATGAGGATCAATGGACGGTGCACAATCCGGCGATGGTGCTGGCCCGCCTGCAGCCGCTGATCAGCGATCTGCCCGTGCTTGAGCACCCAGGCTACGCCTTCAAGTTCTTCCTTCCCGACGCGCTCCAGTCCCTGTTCGCTGAGCGCCGCGTCGGGCGGGTCGGCGAACGCCCGCCCAGTTATCTGTTGCGCTGGCGTGACCACGACCTGCTGGCCATGCTGGCCCGGCGCCTGCAAGCCTACAGCCAGCCCGCGGGCCGGGTCACCCGCGCGGCGCGCGTCAATCGCTTTCAGGATCTCTGTGAATCCGGCAGCAATGCCGACGAGCGGCTGGTGCAAGCCGCCGCGGGTTCCCCCCGTCGTATGATCCAGCTCGCCCGCGAACTGGTCGAGCAACATTGCACACAGATTGACAACCCGGAAGCCAGGATCCCTCGCACCCTGCTCAACAGGGTCATTCCCCTCCCTGTCCCCCTGCTCTCCCTCGACGCCGAGGGCTTTGTCTGCTTCGATGGACAACGCGCCGAGACGGTGCAGTTGACCGAGATGGAGCGGAAGGTGCTCACCGAACTCTGGCGCCAGCGCGGCAAACTGATTTCCAAACGTGATCTGACGAATGCGATTTATGGCAAGAGCGAGCCAAACGACATAGAGGCGCTGGAAAAAACCATCAAACGGCTGCGCCCCAAACTTGCTCCACCCCGGAACTTGACAGAAGAGCAGTGCAAATATATTGATTATGTACGACAGAGCGGATATCGCCTCGTGAATTACGATCCCGACCAGTAA